DNA from Verrucomicrobiota bacterium:
TCGCGACTTGGGTTACGCTGTACTTGAGGCAGAGCACGGCGGAATCGCCCTTCAGATTATTCAGGAAAAACATAAATCTATCGATCTGCTTGTCACTGACATTAAAATGCCGGAAGTAGATGGTATTACTTTAGTTGAAAACCTTCGCAAACTCGACCCCACCATCCCGGTGATCGTCATGAGCGCTTATCTCAATGAAGAAAATAGCCAGAAACTTAAAAAACTCGGCATTAATAATATTTTAGAAAAACCTTTCCGAATCAAAGACCTTGAGAGTGCGATTAACGAGCTCAACGTGGAAAAGTCCCCGCTTGCCGTTAAAGTCTCACGCCCTTAATTAGAGAGTCGTATCCTTGCCGAATCCGCATGGGCTTCCAGTCCTTCAGCCATAGCGATGGCTTGAATGGATGCTGCCGATTTCCTGAGGGATTCTTTGTTATACTCGACAAAGCTGGTCCTCCGGTAAAACCCAGAAACAGTGAGCCCAGAAAAACTCGCAGCCGATCCCCCCGTAGGCAGCACATGGCTGGGGCCAGCCACATAATCCCCGACAGCTTCAGGAGTGTATTTTCCGATAAAAATAGCACCCGCCCGAGTAATCTTTAAAGCGATCCCGTTTGGATTCTTTGCCTGGACCTCGAGATGTTCGGGCGCCAAGCGGTTGACGATTGTTATCCCCTCCTGCATGTCAGGGACGACAATAAAATAAACATTCTTCTTCATCGCTTTTTTGGTGAATTCCCGGCGGCTATGACTCTCGGAGAATTTACAAAGCTCGAGCATGGCACACAACGCGGTTAATTTACTGGTGGTCACCAGAAAAGCCCGCTCATGGCCGGAACCGTGTTCAATCTGGGCTAAGAGGTCAATGGCGATATGTTTCGGGTCTGCTGAGCGGTCGGATAAAATGACCACTTCACTCGGGCCTGCCACCATGTCCAAGTCCACATATCCATAAAGCAGACGTTTTGCTGTCGTCACATAGGCATTACCCGGACCCACGATTTTTTGAACGGGCTTGATTGTTTTTGTCCCGAAAGCCATTGCTGCGATGGCTTGGGCACCACCGACCATATAAATCTCCGTTGCACCTGCGAGCTCCGCTGCATACTGGAGTGCTGTATGCAGTTTTCCATCACGTCCAGCCGGAGAGCACACGACGATTTCTTTCACCCCGGCTTCTTTTGCCAGTGTAATCGTCATCAAACAAGTCGACACCAAAGGAGCGGTCCCGCCCGGGATATAGACGCCTACGCGATCGTAGGGGAAAAATTTCTCACCGACAAACCCGCCATGACTATTTTTCGAGCACCAATCCTTAGGATGCCCGTGCGCCGCAAATTGTTTCACATTCCTCAGGGCGTCCTTCAAAGCTTTCTTTAATTCCGGTGCAATTTGTTTCTCATCGATCTCTCCAACCACTCGGAATCCCGCCGCGGATTTAAGTTTAAACTTATCAAAGGCCAGGGCGAATTTCAGCAGGGCTTTATCCCCGTCTTTCCTGACTTCATCAAGTATCCCTTGGACAGATTTCTCGATGGAGTAGTCATAAAGCTCCCGTGTACAGATGGAGTCGATGACTTGGGTGAAATTTTTTTGCCTGTAATCAATTAAACGCATGCTGCGGAGAATACCTTCTTGGGCATGAACATCAACCCCCTTCTTCCAAGTCCACTCCCATTCATAACAATGGGAATAACCTTGCCCCTACCAGTAGATATAACGGGTGAAGAGTTTCTGCTCAAAATCAGTCAGGAAGGCTAAATTCTCCACCAGATAAAGGTTATCATTGGCATCGATCAACATTTTGCCTGTCTCACCGTAATCGGTCCCTTTTTCCGCCTGCCATTTCATCAGGAATTGCCGTGGTCCCTTGTCCGTTTCGACATCAAACTCCAGATACCCGTGCTCCATTTTGATATGATAAATGCGTTTAATACGCGGAACAAAATATTGTTTATCGATCAAAGCCAGAAGGGCAAGATACTCACTTCTACCTTCCTTCTCTGAACTTTCTTTCCCCCTATCCTGAAAGGATTCCCATCATATAGCTCGGGGTTAGGAAGCCTTCCCTCGCGACCTACTCTGGGGAATTTAAATCCGGCGATCTACCCTGAAAGGATTGTGTCCGTGTCTATGTGTGTGTGCAGATTTCCCACGTTCGGCTAAGATTCAACTCCTTCGGGGCAAGATCGTGGAGGGGACATAGTAAACCCAAGGTGTCGGGGCGACCATTGGGCTATATAACGCAGTCCCGTGAGGATAGAGGAAGAAAGTCGAAAGTCTCAATTTGTAAGATGAATATATGAGTGATTTTTATCCACAGATTCCACAGGGGCCGCGAAGTCTTTTTTGGAAGGGAGCAATTTGTCTTAAATATTCTCAAAACGCGACCTGATCCATCCGATAAAATCCCTTACGACACAACGGATCATAAATGACTGTTTTAATTTATTAATGCCCCCCGAAATCATACGACCACAATTCTCAAATCTAATAGGATCAGAATGAAGGTTCTAGCGGCTCTGAAAGCGGGGACAGAGGACGTTTCCGTATCCGGCTTTCCCGTAGAGAGGGAGATTTCTCTTACTCGGATAATCCTGTATGAAGACCTGTTCTTTACGTATATCAGTCCAGCAGAAAGCTATCTATGAACAATTTGTTGTAAAGATGATTATTTGCTAACTTCATATTCCGACTGCCTATTTGGAGGCGTATTTGACGAAATTTTCTAAAAGTAAAAGCCCGGTTTTCTGGCTTTTCTCCGGATGAAATTGTGTCGCGAAGATATTATCCTTCCAGATAATCGACGGGTAATCCTGCCCGTAAACCGTTTCAGCCGCCACCACACGATCATCCGAGGGGAAAACGGCATAAGAGTGGACAAAATAAAAGAAAGATTGGTCGGGGATCCCTGTCAGAATAGGGCAGCCGGTTTTTTTAATCCCGATAGTATTCCATCCGATTTGGGGAATTTTCATGTCCATGACATTGAGTAATTTCACATCACCGGGGATTAATCCCAGCCCCCGATGCTCCCCGTTTTCAAAGCCACGCTCAAAGAGCATCTGGAGCCCGACACAAATCCCGAGGAATGGCCGACCCGACTTTGCAAAAGTCACCACAGCCTCCTCAAGCCCGCGTCCGCGCAAATTGCTCATACAATCACCAAATGCCCCCACGCCCGGAAGCACTGCCGCATCGGCCTGGAGTAACTCCTCGGCGGTTCGCGCCATGACCACATCCGCTCCCACTTTTTCGAGGGCTCGACGGGCGCTGCGCAAATTACCTATATCGTAATCAATCAATGCAATCATTTGTTTCCCGTTATTTGGATAATGTCCCTTTGGTGCTCGGAACGACTCCTTTGAGCCTTGGATCCCTCATTTTAGCCTCATCGACCGCCCGCGCAAAGGCCTTGAAAAGTGATTCCACAATATGATGGGGTTCTTCCCCGTATAAGAGCTGAAGGTGCAAATTGCACCGGGCTGTCGATGAAAAGGCGTAAAAGAATTCTTTTACGAGTCCGAAACGGAAGGCACTGGACATATCTTGATTCTTTTCTGAAACCGAAATTTTTTTCTGGGAATAACGGTCCATGCCACGCATCACCAGATAGGGGCGCCCGCAGAAATCGATGACACAACGGCTCAAACATTCATCCATGGGCAGATACGCTTCACCAAAAAGCGGATTCTTCGGGTGGAACCCCGTGCCATAACGTTTTAACCCCTTCTTGTCGCCGAGGGCGATTTCGAAGGCTGTGCCCAAGACCAGTCCGGTGTCCTCGACCGTGTGATGGGCGTCGATATGGAGATCACCTTTGCAATTGATTTCTAGGTCGCATTTCGAGTGTTTAGAGAAACTCACGAGCATATGATCAAAAAAACCAATACCCGTATGAACTTTTGATTTTCCTGTACCGTCAAGGTCGAGCTTGACCTTGATCGCTGTCTCGGAGGTATTCCGTTCTACTGTCGCTACCCGCTTGATTTGTGTTTTAGCCATTGTTCCTCACAATAAAGCAAATTGCGCGGGGGAACTCAAGAGTGGGTTCCCGAAGATCAAAAAAAAGGCTTCCCCGCACCTAAGGGGAAGCCCTAAAAACCTGATATAATTTGTTTCCCCTAGCTTAAGCGCGGACTTTTTCCATGACAGCCCTGAGGTTCTGCTTGGTGTACTTGGCGTAAAGCAGTACCACTGGGGAACAGATGTAGATCGAAGAAAATGTCCCGACAATAACCCCGATCCCGAAGGTAAAAGCAAAATCCTTTAAGGGGCCGCTACCGAAGATATAGAGGGCGAGTGTCGCCAAGAATGTCGTCCCCGATGTGAGGATCGTACGGCTCATCGTCTGGTTAATCGACATATTCATGAGTTGCTTGAGGTCCATCGTAGGATAAAGCTTGAGATTCTCACGGACACGGTCAAAGACAACAACCGTATCATTCACCGAGAAACCGATGATCGTCAGGATCGCCGCGATAATCGGAGCTGAGAACTCAAAACCACAGAGCATGAATACCGCCAAGGTAATCAATACATCGTGTGCAGTGCCCACCACGGTTCCCAAGGCAAAGGGGAATTCAAAACGAATAGTGATGTAAAGGAGGATGCCCAGCAAACCAATGATACAAGAGAAGAGCCCTGTCAATAAAATCTCTTGCCCCACCATGGGCCCGACTTTTTCTTGGTTATAGGTGGTAAACCCTGCGTCGGGGAAAGATTGAATCAATGTTTTTTCAGCATCGAGACCTTCATCAAACTTTGTACGGACCTGGAGGAAATTCTCCCCTAACACATTGTCTTTTTGATATTGTGATGTGGTATCTTTGATTCCCGCTTGCTCTAGCACATCACGCACTTTATTAAGGGGCACTTCGTTCTTTGCCTTTAATACAATGGTATCTCCGCCTTTGAAATCGATTCCCCACACATCGTCGCCACGGTGGATACCCCAGGCGAATCCGACACCTATAATTACCACTGTAATCAGGAACATGAATTTCTGAGCCCCGAGGAAATTGATATTTGAGTTATTCTTGATCAGGTGAAGCATCGGCAGCTTTTTGAGCCAACCCACGTGCGTCAGGAAATCAATAATCGTCCGTGTGACAAAAAGGGCTGTGAATAAACTGACGCACAATCCCATCGCCAATGTAACACCGAAGCCCTTGATCGCCCCAGTACCAAAAATAATAAGGATCGCCGCAGTCAAAAGGGTGGTCACGTGGGCATCCACAATCGTCCAAAAAGCCCGTCCATAACCCGCAGCAATCGCCGCCTTAAAGGTCCTTCCGTGGGCTAGCTCCTCCCTGATCCTTTCAAAGATCAGGACATTTGCATCCACTGCCATACCCAGGACCAAAACGATACCGGCAATCCCGGGCAGGGTCATGCTGGCATCAAAAATCACCATTAACCCGACCAACAGGATCAAATTTAAAATCAGCGCGACATCAGCGATCAATCCACCGATGGTATAATAAATCAGCATGAAGAGCACAATCCCGATGGTGGCCCAAAGTGAGGCATGAATCCCCTGCTGGATGGAATCGGCAGCTAGGGAAGGTCCGACATTACGTTCAGCCAAGATTTTGACGGGATTCTCTAAAGGATTTTCCAGTACACTGGAGAGTTCCTGCGCTTCTTGGGGGGTGAAACTGCCTGAGATTTCGCAACGTCCACCTAAAATCGCCGAGCGGATCACCGGGGCTGATTTGACTTCACCGTCCATAATGATGGCCAGTCTCTCACCGATATTCTGCTCGGTCACAGTCCCGAAAATCTTTGTTCCATCCTCGTTCATTTCAATGACGACCACGGATTGTCCCACTTGGTCAAAGCTATGGGTGGCGCGTGTCACGTATTTACCGCTCATCTCAGGACGTAGCTTGACGACGTAAGGTCTTTGCACCTTATGAACGGGTTCGTTTGGTTTGGCGACGATTTCGTCCCCGTAAAGAATTTCATATCCGGCTGGAAGCGCACGCCCCTGTTGTTTGGCTTCAAAAATCTCTTCATTTTTCGGATGTACAAGGCGGAATTCCAGTTTGGCTACCCTTTCAAGGCTTTGGCGGGCGGAGACTTTTTGTTCGTCTGAGATACCCGGGATTTGAACCAAGATACGGTCATCCCCGACTTTTTGGATCACCGGCTCCAAGATACCATCAGGGTCGATACGTTTTCTAATAATCCGGATCACCTCATCCATGGCCGTGGATTTCTGGTAACTGTCCATTTCTTGTGTGTCCACACCGATCAAGAAGGAGGATCCCCCACTGAGATCCAAGCCCAAGCGCAATTTACCATGCTCGATAATTTTCCCATCAGGGCCTTTTTTATCAAAAGGGGGAACTAAATAGACTAAGGCGACAATTGTAACGAATATAATAACCGCAAAACGGAGGATGAGACTTTTTACCATAGAATTAAGGGTTCTTTCCTAAATCAATCTTTGTTATCGGGGGAAGCAGATTCTGAAGCGTCTTTATCCTTATTCATGATGATTCCCACTGCCGAACGCTGAATATTGATTTTTACATTATCGGCGATTTTAACGGTAATCATGTCATCTTTCACATTTGAAACAGTCGCATAAATACCGCCTGTCGTGATAATTTTATCCCCAGTCTTGAGTCCTTTCTGCATATTATCGACTATCTTTTGTTTCTTCATCTGCGGACGAATCAGAAGAAAATAGAAAATGACGAACATCAAGACAAAAGGCAGAAACTGCATCCATCCGGGTTCTGTTGACTCTGTCCCTGGCTGTGCAGGGGATGCCATGGCGATAAAAATATCTAAAAATAAGTGCTGCATAATAGTTATACCTCTTTGTGTTTTTTGTATCCTGAGACAAATTGCTCCCGGAACTGGTTAAAAGTCCCGAATGCAATCTGTGTGCGTATATCGCGCATGAGCTGCAAATAAAAATGCAAATTGTGCAAAGTGACAAGCCTTAAACCGAGGATTTCTTCGACATTGACCAAGTGCCGGATGTAAGCCCGGCTGAAATTTTGGCAGGCATAACACTGGCAGCCCTCCTCGATGGCACCCGCATCCTCTTTAAAAATCGCATTCCTCAGATTAAGCGTTCCTGTCCGGGTAAAGGCCGTGCCATTACGTGCCACACGGGTCGGGAGGACGCAGTCGAACATGTCCACACCCCGTGCGACCATCTCGACAATCTGGGGTGGAGTCCCCAGTCCCATCGCATAACGTGCTTTGTCCTCGGGTAAATATGGCTCACTTTCCTCGACAGCTTTCATCATTTCCACTTCCGTCTCGCCTACACTCACCCCACCCACGGCATACCCGTCGAAATCCATCTTCACAAGCTCTTCCGCAGAACGCCTCCTCAAATCTGCGTAAACCGAACCTTGGACAATGCCGAAAAGCATTTGGCGTTTTGGTTTGCCGGGCTCTTTGACGCAAAGGGTGTCATGGTATTCCTTACATTCCTTGGCCCAACGGAGGGTGACGTCCAAGGACTTTGCCGCATAATCAAAATCACAAGGATAAGGGGGACATTCATCAAAGGCCATGGCTATATTACCGCCGAGCTGCCATTGAATGTCCATGGCTTCCTTTGGTCCGAGGAAAAACTCCGTCCCGTCCACGTGCGACTGGAAACGGACCCCGTGTTTTTCGATCTTGCGCAATTTGCTCAAGGAAAATACTTGGAATCCCCCGCTATCGGTCAGCACGGGCCCTGTCCAGGAGGAAAACCCGTGGATCCCGCCAAATTGATTCATGATTTTCATTCCGGGACGGATCATCAGGTGATAAGTATTCCCGAGGATAATTTGTGCTCCGAGCTCATGGAGCTCCCGTGGACTCACCGCCTTCACGGTCGCCTGGGTGCCTACCGGCATGAATATGGGTGTCTCGATGACCCCGTGGGTCGTGAGTAATTTTCCCAAGCGGGCTTTTGAGGAAGTATCCTTTTTAATCAATTCAAACATGTGAAGGGCGCACTATGCCCAAAGGACGCTCCCGCGTCAAAACAGAAGTCACACCAGAGACCTGTGACT
Protein-coding regions in this window:
- a CDS encoding response regulator, with protein sequence MILLVEDNIETLRLFSHVLRDLGYAVLEAEHGGIALQIIQEKHKSIDLLVTDIKMPEVDGITLVENLRKLDPTIPVIVMSAYLNEENSQKLKKLGINNILEKPFRIKDLESAINELNVEKSPLAVKVSRP
- the hisD gene encoding histidinol dehydrogenase: MRLIDYRQKNFTQVIDSICTRELYDYSIEKSVQGILDEVRKDGDKALLKFALAFDKFKLKSAAGFRVVGEIDEKQIAPELKKALKDALRNVKQFAAHGHPKDWCSKNSHGGFVGEKFFPYDRVGVYIPGGTAPLVSTCLMTITLAKEAGVKEIVVCSPAGRDGKLHTALQYAAELAGATEIYMVGGAQAIAAMAFGTKTIKPVQKIVGPGNAYVTTAKRLLYGYVDLDMVAGPSEVVILSDRSADPKHIAIDLLAQIEHGSGHERAFLVTTSKLTALCAMLELCKFSESHSRREFTKKAMKKNVYFIVVPDMQEGITIVNRLAPEHLEVQAKNPNGIALKITRAGAIFIGKYTPEAVGDYVAGPSHVLPTGGSAASFSGLTVSGFYRRTSFVEYNKESLRKSAASIQAIAMAEGLEAHADSARIRLSN
- a CDS encoding DUF1854 domain-containing protein; the encoded protein is MIDKQYFVPRIKRIYHIKMEHGYLEFDVETDKGPRQFLMKWQAEKGTDYGETGKMLIDANDNLYLVENLAFLTDFEQKLFTRYIYW
- the hisH gene encoding imidazole glycerol phosphate synthase subunit HisH, which codes for MIALIDYDIGNLRSARRALEKVGADVVMARTAEELLQADAAVLPGVGAFGDCMSNLRGRGLEEAVVTFAKSGRPFLGICVGLQMLFERGFENGEHRGLGLIPGDVKLLNVMDMKIPQIGWNTIGIKKTGCPILTGIPDQSFFYFVHSYAVFPSDDRVVAAETVYGQDYPSIIWKDNIFATQFHPEKSQKTGLLLLENFVKYASK
- the hisB gene encoding imidazoleglycerol-phosphate dehydratase HisB; the protein is MAKTQIKRVATVERNTSETAIKVKLDLDGTGKSKVHTGIGFFDHMLVSFSKHSKCDLEINCKGDLHIDAHHTVEDTGLVLGTAFEIALGDKKGLKRYGTGFHPKNPLFGEAYLPMDECLSRCVIDFCGRPYLVMRGMDRYSQKKISVSEKNQDMSSAFRFGLVKEFFYAFSSTARCNLHLQLLYGEEPHHIVESLFKAFARAVDEAKMRDPRLKGVVPSTKGTLSK
- the secD gene encoding protein translocase subunit SecD, encoding MVKSLILRFAVIIFVTIVALVYLVPPFDKKGPDGKIIEHGKLRLGLDLSGGSSFLIGVDTQEMDSYQKSTAMDEVIRIIRKRIDPDGILEPVIQKVGDDRILVQIPGISDEQKVSARQSLERVAKLEFRLVHPKNEEIFEAKQQGRALPAGYEILYGDEIVAKPNEPVHKVQRPYVVKLRPEMSGKYVTRATHSFDQVGQSVVVIEMNEDGTKIFGTVTEQNIGERLAIIMDGEVKSAPVIRSAILGGRCEISGSFTPQEAQELSSVLENPLENPVKILAERNVGPSLAADSIQQGIHASLWATIGIVLFMLIYYTIGGLIADVALILNLILLVGLMVIFDASMTLPGIAGIVLVLGMAVDANVLIFERIREELAHGRTFKAAIAAGYGRAFWTIVDAHVTTLLTAAILIIFGTGAIKGFGVTLAMGLCVSLFTALFVTRTIIDFLTHVGWLKKLPMLHLIKNNSNINFLGAQKFMFLITVVIIGVGFAWGIHRGDDVWGIDFKGGDTIVLKAKNEVPLNKVRDVLEQAGIKDTTSQYQKDNVLGENFLQVRTKFDEGLDAEKTLIQSFPDAGFTTYNQEKVGPMVGQEILLTGLFSCIIGLLGILLYITIRFEFPFALGTVVGTAHDVLITLAVFMLCGFEFSAPIIAAILTIIGFSVNDTVVVFDRVRENLKLYPTMDLKQLMNMSINQTMSRTILTSGTTFLATLALYIFGSGPLKDFAFTFGIGVIVGTFSSIYICSPVVLLYAKYTKQNLRAVMEKVRA
- the yajC gene encoding preprotein translocase subunit YajC translates to MQHLFLDIFIAMASPAQPGTESTEPGWMQFLPFVLMFVIFYFLLIRPQMKKQKIVDNMQKGLKTGDKIITTGGIYATVSNVKDDMITVKIADNVKINIQRSAVGIIMNKDKDASESASPDNKD
- the tgt gene encoding tRNA guanosine(34) transglycosylase Tgt; translated protein: MFELIKKDTSSKARLGKLLTTHGVIETPIFMPVGTQATVKAVSPRELHELGAQIILGNTYHLMIRPGMKIMNQFGGIHGFSSWTGPVLTDSGGFQVFSLSKLRKIEKHGVRFQSHVDGTEFFLGPKEAMDIQWQLGGNIAMAFDECPPYPCDFDYAAKSLDVTLRWAKECKEYHDTLCVKEPGKPKRQMLFGIVQGSVYADLRRRSAEELVKMDFDGYAVGGVSVGETEVEMMKAVEESEPYLPEDKARYAMGLGTPPQIVEMVARGVDMFDCVLPTRVARNGTAFTRTGTLNLRNAIFKEDAGAIEEGCQCYACQNFSRAYIRHLVNVEEILGLRLVTLHNLHFYLQLMRDIRTQIAFGTFNQFREQFVSGYKKHKEV